The genomic interval CCATATCAAACATTTATTTGTGATGATGTGATGGCGCTTTATCAAAATAAATTAATAGAGGTAGAACAGCAATTAAAGACATTAACAGAGATACAATCACGCTTGAAAAGTAGAATTCAAAAAATAGAAGAATTAAGAGAAACAATGAATAGGAGTGAAGTAAATGACGAAAGCAAACCATAAATGGATTTTGATTGCATTATTTATAAGCGTTTTTACTATTGGGACATCAGAATATGTGATCATGGGAATTTTACCCGTTATTGCAATAGATTTAAGCATTACCATCCCCACCGCAGGACTCCTGGTTACTGGCTATGCCTTAGGTGTAGCTATCGGTAGTCCTTTAGTAACAGTATTGACCAGTCAATATTCTAGAAAAAAATTACTTGTCGGATTAATGCTCTTTTTTACATTCAGTAATGTGATGGCCGCATTGTCCATTTCTTTTGGATTTTTAATCACTGCAAGAATTTTATCTTCTTTGATTCATGGCACATTCTTTGCAGTTGCCACAGTTATTGCTAGTCAAACAGCGGCTAAGGATAAACAAGGCTCTGCAATTGCTACTGTTGCAGCTGGATTAACCCTGGCCACCGTCTTAGGAGTTCCTTTAGGCACATTTATCGGTCATGCTTGGGGGTGGCAAATCACTTTTGGAATTGTGACAGCTCTTGGAATTTTAGCAAGTCTTTTATTGACTTTGCATATTCCTAGTAATATCCCGTTCCAATACCAGTCTTTAAAATCAGAATTAGGAACCTTTAAAAATCCGCAAGTTATTCTCGTATTGTTGGTTACTATATTTGGCTTTGGCGGTGTTTTTGCTTCCTATACTTATATCGCGTCACAACTCGAAATATTTGCTGGATTTTCAGCAGAAGCCATTACGATGGTTTTATTTATATTCGGAATCGGATCATTCTTAGGAACAATCACAGCGGGAAAATTTGCTAATCGATCACTTATCCCAGCATTAATTATAACATTATTACTATTAACTATTGTTTTGACATTATTTACTTGGACCGTTCATGATAAAATACTTGCTTCTGTTACTGTTTTTATATTTG from Staphylococcus sp. MI 10-1553 carries:
- a CDS encoding MFS transporter → MTKANHKWILIALFISVFTIGTSEYVIMGILPVIAIDLSITIPTAGLLVTGYALGVAIGSPLVTVLTSQYSRKKLLVGLMLFFTFSNVMAALSISFGFLITARILSSLIHGTFFAVATVIASQTAAKDKQGSAIATVAAGLTLATVLGVPLGTFIGHAWGWQITFGIVTALGILASLLLTLHIPSNIPFQYQSLKSELGTFKNPQVILVLLVTIFGFGGVFASYTYIASQLEIFAGFSAEAITMVLFIFGIGSFLGTITAGKFANRSLIPALIITLLLLTIVLTLFTWTVHDKILASVTVFIFGFTAFATAPLLQTIIIQTAKEAPTLAATVNISAFNLANAVGAYLGGATIRAGFEMSSVNLTGAIITMIGLGFSIFLLIHGRKLKKQQNK